GGCGATATTGATATTCATCGGGCAATAGAGCATACAGACTCCGCAATCGTTGCAGCGTTCAAGATTACGTTTTACCTTTCTGCGTTTGAGCCCAATTCTGGCTCCGATCCACTGAAAGACGTTCATCAACGCCGCATAGGGACACAAAAACCTGCACCAAAACCGTTCGGTGAAAAAGCCTGCGAACAGGATCAATACCAATAGCAGCAAACCCCTTTGCCCGATGATGGGAAGCCGCGAAAGCGCGTAGAAAGGACATAATTGAATAAACAGATATCCCACGCCACGGATGACCATGACCGACGTGAGCAGCAGGATCAGGTATTTGACGAAGGCATACTTGCGCTCATAGAGCCATGGCACACGTTTCTTGGTCCGGTACTTTTTGCTGCGTAATGCGAAAACGCCTTCCTGAGCAGTGCCCAGAGGACAGACATAGGCACAAAACTTCCTGCCGCGAAACATGCCATAGACAAGGATGAGGAAACCGGCAAAGATCGACAGCCAGGCAATGGTATTCGCCAGCTGGAGAAAGGTCGTTCCGCTCAATCCGAAACAGACGATCGCATAAGGACAACCCTGATGGATACTTAAGCGTGTTCCTGCTATCGTCAATGCCAGAAAAGCAAGCGAGAGCAACAAAAACAAGAGCTGAATCGCCAGCCTGATCTTTTGTGAACGTTCCATCTTCATGCTTTATGCTCCCTTCGCTCGGCGGCGCTTTTCCTTTGCCGGTAAGGATTCGCGTCCTGATAGAGCAGTTCGTGATAGACTGCCCTTGTCTCCTGATGGAAGATGCCGATATAGATATCTTCGGTTGATCTTGCCAGCGTGAGAGCCTGCGAAAGCTTGTCCGGAACGATTTCCAAATGCTTGACTTTTTGGTTGAAAAGCTGATAGGTGTTGTTATATGCCACGCATGGCTGCAGCACTTCCACGAAGGAGAACCCCTTGTGCTGCACTGCTTTGACGATCATCTCGCAGAGGTGATCGATACGCGCGCTATAGGCTCTGGCGACGAACGTGGCACCCGCTTCGATCAACAACGGCACGGCATCAAAAGGCTTTTCGATGCTTCCGAAGGGAGTGGAAAGTCCTTTGTAACCTTGAAAACTAAGCGGTGAAAACTGCCCGGTCGTGAGTCCGTAATTTCCGTTGTTGTGCAGGATCAAAGTGATGTCCATATTGCGTTTGGCGGCAAAAAGCGTATGTTCCAAACCCTCGCCGAGGCTGTCTCCGTCTCCGCCGAAGCTGATGATTTTGAGATCCGGATTTGCGAGTTTGATGCCCTGTGCAGTTGCCAGGGCGCGGCCATGCAAGCCATAGATACCGCTGAGATTGAGGTAATCAAAGATCTTCCCATGGCATCCGATTCCGGCGGTGATAACGATATCGTCTGTTCCGACTTCTTTAGCGTTCAAATCATGGATGGCTTTTTTAACAGCATTGATGATGCCAAAGTTTCCGCAGCCGCTGCACCAGGTATTGGCTTTATTGGTGTCCAGTTCACGCATGGATCGCCTCCTCGAGCAGGTTGGCAAGCTTGATGGGATCGAAAGCACGCCCGTCATATTTGAGGATGTTCCGCTTTGTTTGAAGTTTCAATTTCCACTGAAGAAACCTGGCAAACTGACCGGTGGAGCTGTGTTCCACCACGATCGCCGCTTTGCCTTCATATTCTTTAAGTTCTTCAAAAGGAAAGGGTTCCAGATAGATTGGCGCCACGATTCTGAAACCGGAATCAGTATATTTAAGTGCTTCACGCAATTCCATCACTGTGGAGCCATAGGCAAAGATCACGTTTTCTCCATTGCCATAAACCGCCACTCTTTGATACTTCCGTGTGGCTTTTTCAAGAACGGCGTTTTTACGGTTGCGTTTGTCTTTCATCGCGATCATAGCACCGGCGGCATCGGTTCTGAGCCCGGTCTCAAAATGTTCATGACTGTTCCATTTGACAACACTTTCAGGACAATCCTGCGGAAACTGCAACGGCGAAATTCCGCTCTCGGTGATCGCATAACGCTTGTAATCTTTTGAGCAGTTATCCATAAGGCATGACGCCTCCGGAAGTGAAGTCTGATCAAGGTGGAGGTTTCTCATGTCCTCGGAAAGCTGTTTTTCGGTGAGCAGGATCGCAGGTGTTTGCACTTCCCAGGCAAGGGAAAGCAATTCCGCTGCCAGTGAAAAAGCCCGTTCATGACAATCCGGTGATGCGACCACGCGCGGAAACTCCCCATGTCCCTGATTGATGGCAAACCATAGGTCTTCCTGTGCCGTATATGTGGAAACTCCGGTTGCTGGTCCGGGACGCGAAGTAAGCACACACAAAAGCGGAGCTTCCACGATTCCCGCCATGGAAAAAGCTTCCTGCATCAATGCGAATCCGCCTCCACTGCTTCCAACTGCCGATCTGCAACCCGCGACCGCACTTCCAATCGCCATATTGATCGCTGCCAGTTCGCTTTCAGCATGGATGGCATAGATCCCAAGGCTTTCCTTTTTCAGTGCCAGATAGTGCAGCAGCGAGGAAGCCGGGGTCATTGGATAGGCAAAATAGAAATCCAAACCTGCATAATATGCTCCCAGCCCGATTGCCTGATTTCCTGATAGAAACCGATACTGATGATCAAAGGGATGATCCATCGGCTCGGAACTTTTCTTGATTACAAGCTCGTAAATCTCATCTGCAAAAGCGATATTTTCCGCGATATTTCGCTTAAACTGTTGCTTGATAGTGTTGCGCATAATATATTGGTGGATAGAATGATGGGCACAAAAGATCGCTATCGCCACAATGCCGATGTTCGATCCTTCCGGATAGTGCTTTTTCATGATCGAGGTCATCGGGATGCCTGCTCCGTCTTCAAGATCGCTTTCATCGCTATTGCAGAAAAGGACTCCACCCGGTTTGAGAAATCCCGCGTGCTCTTCGACGCTGCGGTGATCGAAACAGATGATCAGATCGGCATCCTGATAAGCGGCATAAACGGTTTCGTCCGAAGATGATACCGTGCTGAAATTGTGCCCGCCTCTGATCAGGCTCTGATAATCATCCGCCTGATAAACCTGTTTTCCTGCTTGGCACAAAAGACCGGCGATCACCTGTGCGGCTTTTTTAATGCCCTCTCCAGCTCTGCCACCGATCAATATCGTATATATATTTTCGCTCACTTAAGCTCCATTTTCTGTTTGCAATCAATGACATTTTGGAGGTTTGAATTGTCAACAAAAAAAGAAAAACTCTGTGTTTTTCAAGCTCGCAACTGGGACACGTATGAAGTGCAAGTGGCATGTAATCAACGAGAACTTTACTTCTGACAGGCACATTTACAATTTAAGACCGATGAAAATAAGTCCGCTCCTTCTACTCAATATCTAAACCTAATGAAAATTGCCTTGGTGCATAAATCTATCTCACGTGAAATCGGAATGGCTGTGGGGAATCAGAATTCCCCACAGCCATTCCCTATGCCACGTGGTGATCAACGTGGAGATCAAGAAAAGATCACCGCAGCATCGGCATGCTGCGCTACATCCAAAGTGTTAATCAAGCCTTAATCAAGCGTTAATCAAGCGTTAGTTTTATTACGCTTGATTAACGCTTGATTAAGGCTTGATTAACGCAGCTAAGGCGGAAAGCAGCATGTCTCCACAATGGAAACGAAAAATTTGGGTAAAATTTGGGTAAAAATTTGGATAAAATGTGGGCAAAATCCCCACAAACAGGTTCACAAAGGGATGAGGTTTTGCTAACATCAGTTTTGACACAAAATAAGCCCTGACAAGAATATACCTAACCCGTTGATGATAAAGGGCATATTTTGTGGTAAAACCAGAATTACGGGTATGGAAGATGCTGGGATGCAAGCCCCAAACCCTGAATTATCAGTTTGCCAAGCTATGGATTTCACGCATCAATTTAGCTGAGACTTCGCTTTAACTCAAAACTTCGTCGCGGAAATCTGACTGCTGCATTAGATCCTTGTCAGGCGGAGTTTTAAGTCAAAACAGGCATTGTCAAAGCTGAGTAGCGTTTTTCAGTATTATTTTGGTGATGTTGAAAATTGTGCTGAGAGAGCAGGCAAAACATCAGAAAAAAAAGCTTGACGGAAATGAGCTTGATAAAAAGATTGGTCTATTATCGATAAAACTGATTGAAAAATACAAGGAGACATAATGGTCAAGCTGAGACTAAGACGGATGGGTGCGAACGACAAACCCTTTTACCGTATCGTTGCTGTCGATGCCCGTGTCAAGCGGGATGGAAAATACATCGAGTGCATCGGATGGTATGATCCCAAGCCCAATCCGCTAAAACTAAACATTGAAACCGAAAGAGCCATATACTGGATGAGCGTAGGCGCTCAGCCCTCTGATACAGTTCGTTCGCTCTTGCGCAAAGCTGGAGTATTACAGATCTGGCACGAGCGTAAAATTACCGAAAAGAAAGAAGAAGCTGCCGCAGAATAAAGCGATTAAAATTGAGAGGTGAAACATGAAAGACTTGATTGAATTCATGGTGAAAGCACTGGTGGACGATCCCAGTGAAGTGAATCTTACTGAGATTTCCGGAGACAAGATTACCCGTTATGAGCTTCGCGTCGCAAAAAGCGACATCGGTAAAGTCATTGGCAAACGTGGACGCACCGCAGGTGCCATCCGCACGATTATCAACGCTGTAAGTACGAAGCAGGGAAAGAGAGCAGAACTCGAAATTATCGAGTAAATGAAAATCTCCGATCTGGTCGGAATCGGCAGGCTGGGCTCTTGTGATGCCCGAGGTTTTTATCGGGTTCTGATAAAGCCGGAATATATGTCCGTCTTTATGGAAACCGATGAGGTCTTTTTGATCTTTAACAGCGATAGAGTGTTTTACGTAACTATTAGTGAGAGAGAATTTTCAGATAGAAAAATCTGGATCAGGTTCGCCGAAGACGGCATAGATATCGAGCGCGGGCTTCACAAGGAAGTGATTCTCGCCATCGAAAATATCGAAACCGACGAGGATGATGACCAAATGGATGAACTGATCGGATACGACGTCATATTCTCCGGTATCCGCATCGGGCGGGTGAAAGACTATTTTCACAACAACGCCCAATATGTACTTGAGATCGAGACGGAGCTTGGTATCCAGATCCTGCTTCCCTACGTGGACTATTTCGTGGGGAATGAGGATGAGGAACATCGGCAACTGATCGTCCAAAATGTAGAAAGCATTTTGGATAGCAATGATTTGGTGCTGGGTTCCTCGGGTTTGCGGAAAGCCCCTTGAGTAGCCAATATGCGCGTCGAAATCCTGAGTCTGTTCCCGGAGTTTTTCAGCGGATTTCTGTCCTCGAGCATTGTTGCCCGCGCGATTGAATCCAAGGCGATCGACGTCCGGATAACCGATTTTCGCGCCTATAGCCAAAACAAACATCGTAAGGTGGATGACTATCCTTATGGCGGATTTGCCGGAATGGTGATCCAGGCGCAGCCTCTATATGACGCGATCAACGATCTTTTGGAAGAGAGCTTTGCCCCAGTGGTCTATTTCAGTCCGCAGGGAAGAGTGCTCGATCAATCCATTCTCGGATACTATGCTTCATTGCCACGCGTGATCCTGCTCTGCGGTCACTACAAGGAAATCGATCAACGCGTCCGCAATATCGCCGTCTGCGATGAAATCTCGTTGGGGGATTATGTCCTTTCCGGCGGAGAGATTGCAGCCTTGGCATTTGTCGATGGTGTGGCGAGATTGCAGGAAGGCGTTTTGGGAGACATCAACTCCGCGCAAAGCGATTCCTTTTCAGACCAATTACTTGGTTTTCCCTGCTACAGCAGACCAGAGACCTTCATGGAACAAAGCGTTCCGGAGGTACTCCGAAATGGAAATCACAAGCTGATCTCAGACTGGGCGAAAGAGCAATCGATCAAACTCACCCGGACCAGAAGACCGGATTTGACTATCAAGAAATGAACAGACTATACATCGCTTTGGTGCATTATCCTATTGTCAACAAGTGCGGTGAGCGGATCATGACATCCATCACCAATCTGGACATTCACGACATCGCCAGAGCGGCAAAATGCTATGGGGTGATAAGATACTATATCATCCATCCCGATGGCGCACAAAAAGAATTGCTGGCGTCGATCAGCAGATTTTGGCTGGAAAACACAGCGCTGCCCTACAATCCTGACCGCAGCGAAGCGCTTTCCATATTGCGCCAGGCAGACACAATAGATGAAACAATAGAATTGATTACAACGCAGGAAAAAATGCGGCCAATCATAGTTACGACGACTGCACGGAATTTGCCCGATCAGATATCCTTTGGGAGTTTGAAAACCAAATTGGAGAAATCGAAACCGGTTTTGCTGTTATTCGGCACCGGATTTGGCTTGTGTGATGAAGTTCATGACCAGGCGGATTATACTCTTCAGCCGATTAAAGGCTTCGGAGATTTCAATCACCTTTCCGTCAGAAGCGCCGTTGCCGTCGTCCTCGACCGCCTTTGTTCCGATATCATATATGGGAGGAACCATGGATATTCTGCACCAAGTTGGCAGAGACCAAATCAGAACCGACTTTCCCGATTATCGCGTAGGCGATACGGTCAAAGTCCACTATAAAATTAAGGAAGGAAGCAAGGAACGCATCCAGGTGTTTCAAGGTATCGTGATCCAAAAACGCGGTGCCGGCGTTTCCAAATCCTTCACAGTTCGTAAAGTGTCAAACGGAGTGGGAGTCGAGAGAATCTTTCCTCAACACTCACCTAATATTGACAAGCTCGAGATCGTTCGTTTCGGCCAGGTGCGCAGAGCAAAATTGTTCTATCTGCGCAGCGCCAAAGGCAAAGCGGGCAGGATCAAAGAGCGTAGAAGATTCACTGCTTAGTTACGTAATACTATCAAACAAGCCCCTTTGCCCGATCGCGGCGGAGGGGCTTTGGTTTTGAAGAGCCATATACCTTTGAAGATAAAATCCAAGGAAGTAGCCACGATGATCTACACTCATGACAATATCTGTTTGAAGATAGAGATAAAAGACGAAGTTATCGTCGGGATAGATTTCTGCTCCGAGGGGGATTGCGTTGCAAGCCCCATCGGGACTGCACTTGAGAGTGATATCCATCTCCAGTTCGGGGAGTATTTTGAAGGACGGCGGGAAGATTTTGCCCTGCCCTACCTGCTTCAGGGAACTCATTTTCAACTTTCCGTGTGGCAAGCACTGGAAGAGATACCTTATGCCCAGACAGTTTCCTATTCATCCATCGCCCAGCAAATTGGGAATCCCAAAGCGGTGCGCGCGGTTGGCGGAGCCGTCGGATCAAATCCTTTACCTCTGATCATCCCCTGTCATCGTGTGATCGGCAAAAATGGTGCTATCGTCGGTTTTCGCGGCGGCACGGATATCAAACAAGCACTTTTGAATCTCGAACAGAAAGGACAAGCTCACTCGTGATCTTCGGCATCGGCACGGATATCATATCGGTTCAGCGAGTTGCCAGGGTCATTGAAAGAAACCCTCGCTTCGTGGACAAGGTATTTACTACAAACGAGATCGATTATTGCAGTAAGAAAGCCAATCCGGCTCAATCCTACGCTGCCCGCTTTGCTGCAAAGGAAGCTTTGATGAAAGCCATCGGCTCCGGTTGGGACGGACGTATCAACTGGATCGATATCGAGATCATAAACGACTCCCAGGGTAAGCCGGGATTCTCCCTCCATAAAGCCACAAAAGGCTTTATGGAGGACAATGGTATTGATGGCACCCATCTTTCGCTTTCGCATGAAAAGGACTATGCCGTCGCTTTCGTTGTCCTGGTAAAAAATTAGTTGCTTGACAGTATTGTGAGTAAGTATTTTACTGCACAGATTGAGGTAGATTTATGAAATGCATCGTTTTTCTTGGAATCCAGGGAAGCGGAAAAGGCACACAGGCGAAGCTATTAAGCGATCGCCTTGGGTATCAGCATATCAATACTGGGGATTTGTTCCGCGAGCAGATCGGCAGACGGAGCGCGCTTGGAGAAAGAGTGAAAGCCAGTATCGGAAGAGGCGAACTCGTCTCCGACGAATTGGTATTTGAGATCATCGACAGCTCGGTTTTGCCGGATATGAAGGGTATTGTGTTCGATGGTTTTCCCCGCAACACGAAACAGGCTGAGTTCCTTGTCCGCAATTATCAGGTGCTTTGTGTATTTTATCTCGATCTTTCGGAAGAGGACGCCATAAAGCGCCTATCCTCGCGCCGGATGTGTTCTGATTGTGGAGTGAACTTTAACCTCATCAGTCATCCTCCCAAATCTGACGGCGTTTGCGACGTATGCGGCGGTGAATTGGTCACCCGTCAGGATGACAAACCGGAAGCGATCAAACAGCGGATGAGCGAGTTTTATCAACAGACTTTTGAATTGAAAGATTATTTTGAAGCCAGATGCTTGCTCAAGAGCGTCAAAGCGGAATCCGGCATCACGGAGATCGCCACTGAGATCAATGCAGCACTGAACCAAGAGTTTTGAGCCAAGATGAAGGAACTATATCGTAAAGCCCTGAAACACATAGAATTCATCGCCTACCTGCTGGCGATCTGGAGTTTCTTTGTCCTGTTTCTGGAACCGATCATCAGTTTCTATATGAACTATCGCCGGGTGGAGGTTTACACCGCTCTGGCAAACATCGTGCTGCTGCTCTTGACCATCCTGAACCGAGCTTTACAGAAAGCTACCAAAGATCAACGCAAGATAATCTTCTTTGATCTGATCATGCTCTTGATGGGCTCGCTGCTGATGATCTATCAGGCAAAGTTCGTCATCTTCTTTTTGTTGATCAGGCAGACCTATTTTATCCTCCAATACATCATCTTTCGCGCCTTTGAGGGCAAGCTTTACAAGGTGCTGACCGGCAATCCGCCGGTTACCTTGATGCTCAGTTTTGCGTTGGTGATCTCGATCGGGACAATGCTTTTGATGTTGCCGGCTGCCAATGTCCACAATCAAGTGACTCCGTTGGCAGACGCGCTCTTCACTGCCACCTCAGCCACCTGCGTGACAGGGTTGATCGTTCGTGACACCGGCACCTATTTCACTCTCTTTGGACAGTTGGTGATTCTGCTTTTAATCCAGATCGGCGGTCTTGGAATCATGACGGTATCGACGGCGTTTGCCATAGTTCTGGGGCAAAGGATCACACTCAAGCTGGAAAGCGTCATGCACAAAATGGTGGGCGGAACTCAGCATCTGGACGTATTTTCGCTGTTAAAAAACATAGTGATCGTGACCTTGATCATCGAATGCATCGGCGCGGTGTTGTTATATCTCACTTTTTCAGGTATTTATCCGCCATTTCAGGCTTTCTATCTCTCTGTTTTTCACTCGGTATCGGCTTTTTGCAACGCCGGCTTTTCGCTATTTGACAGCGGATTGATGGCATATACGGATAACGTGAACGTCAATTTGAGCATCACCGCCTTGATTTTATTGGGCGGCTTGGGTTTTACGGTCTTGATAGACCTGCACCGCTATCTTTTCATCAAAGAAAAAATCAAAAAACTCAGCTTGCACACAAAGATTGTTTTGCTTACTTCCGGAGTCCTCCTGGCAGTGGGTTTCATCTCCTACTATGTGGCAGAATACAACGGATTGATGAGCGGTTTCACGATCTCCCGCCGGGTGCTAAGCTCATGGTTCCAGAGTGTCACCACCCGCACGGCAGGTTTCAATACCATCGATACCGGAGGCTTGAGCAAAGCCTCGATTTTGATAACTCTGGTGCTGATGTTCATTGGTGCCTCGCCTGGTTCGACCGGCGGCGGCATTAAGACAACAACTTTTGCCGTGTTAGTGCTATCGGTTACTTCGATGCTGAAAGGCAAGCGCGACCTGGGCATTTACAACCGGAAACTGCCTCAGTCAAATTATCGCGAAGCCACCAGTCTGATCACCCTCACAGTTGGGATCGTGTTTTTCATCGTATTC
The sequence above is drawn from the Candidatus Cloacimonadaceae bacterium genome and encodes:
- the rpsP gene encoding 30S ribosomal protein S16 — its product is MVKLRLRRMGANDKPFYRIVAVDARVKRDGKYIECIGWYDPKPNPLKLNIETERAIYWMSVGAQPSDTVRSLLRKAGVLQIWHERKITEKKEEAAAE
- a CDS encoding KH domain-containing protein — protein: MKDLIEFMVKALVDDPSEVNLTEISGDKITRYELRVAKSDIGKVIGKRGRTAGAIRTIINAVSTKQGKRAELEIIE
- a CDS encoding thiamine pyrophosphate-dependent enzyme, which encodes MRELDTNKANTWCSGCGNFGIINAVKKAIHDLNAKEVGTDDIVITAGIGCHGKIFDYLNLSGIYGLHGRALATAQGIKLANPDLKIISFGGDGDSLGEGLEHTLFAAKRNMDITLILHNNGNYGLTTGQFSPLSFQGYKGLSTPFGSIEKPFDAVPLLIEAGATFVARAYSARIDHLCEMIVKAVQHKGFSFVEVLQPCVAYNNTYQLFNQKVKHLEIVPDKLSQALTLARSTEDIYIGIFHQETRAVYHELLYQDANPYRQRKSAAERREHKA
- a CDS encoding TrkH family potassium uptake protein: MKELYRKALKHIEFIAYLLAIWSFFVLFLEPIISFYMNYRRVEVYTALANIVLLLLTILNRALQKATKDQRKIIFFDLIMLLMGSLLMIYQAKFVIFFLLIRQTYFILQYIIFRAFEGKLYKVLTGNPPVTLMLSFALVISIGTMLLMLPAANVHNQVTPLADALFTATSATCVTGLIVRDTGTYFTLFGQLVILLLIQIGGLGIMTVSTAFAIVLGQRITLKLESVMHKMVGGTQHLDVFSLLKNIVIVTLIIECIGAVLLYLTFSGIYPPFQAFYLSVFHSVSAFCNAGFSLFDSGLMAYTDNVNVNLSITALILLGGLGFTVLIDLHRYLFIKEKIKKLSLHTKIVLLTSGVLLAVGFISYYVAEYNGLMSGFTISRRVLSSWFQSVTTRTAGFNTIDTGGLSKASILITLVLMFIGASPGSTGGGIKTTTFAVLVLSVTSMLKGKRDLGIYNRKLPQSNYREATSLITLTVGIVFFIVFILMLVEPHGFEKLLFEAISAFGTVGLSMGITADLSVAGKILITVLMYIGRIGPLTMIYAFSIRKHYLNVNYAEEKIAIG
- a CDS encoding 2-oxoacid:acceptor oxidoreductase family protein, with the translated sequence MSENIYTILIGGRAGEGIKKAAQVIAGLLCQAGKQVYQADDYQSLIRGGHNFSTVSSSDETVYAAYQDADLIICFDHRSVEEHAGFLKPGGVLFCNSDESDLEDGAGIPMTSIMKKHYPEGSNIGIVAIAIFCAHHSIHQYIMRNTIKQQFKRNIAENIAFADEIYELVIKKSSEPMDHPFDHQYRFLSGNQAIGLGAYYAGLDFYFAYPMTPASSLLHYLALKKESLGIYAIHAESELAAINMAIGSAVAGCRSAVGSSGGGFALMQEAFSMAGIVEAPLLCVLTSRPGPATGVSTYTAQEDLWFAINQGHGEFPRVVASPDCHERAFSLAAELLSLAWEVQTPAILLTEKQLSEDMRNLHLDQTSLPEASCLMDNCSKDYKRYAITESGISPLQFPQDCPESVVKWNSHEHFETGLRTDAAGAMIAMKDKRNRKNAVLEKATRKYQRVAVYGNGENVIFAYGSTVMELREALKYTDSGFRIVAPIYLEPFPFEELKEYEGKAAIVVEHSSTGQFARFLQWKLKLQTKRNILKYDGRAFDPIKLANLLEEAIHA
- the rplS gene encoding 50S ribosomal protein L19 is translated as MDILHQVGRDQIRTDFPDYRVGDTVKVHYKIKEGSKERIQVFQGIVIQKRGAGVSKSFTVRKVSNGVGVERIFPQHSPNIDKLEIVRFGQVRRAKLFYLRSAKGKAGRIKERRRFTA
- a CDS encoding nucleoside monophosphate kinase, whose product is MKCIVFLGIQGSGKGTQAKLLSDRLGYQHINTGDLFREQIGRRSALGERVKASIGRGELVSDELVFEIIDSSVLPDMKGIVFDGFPRNTKQAEFLVRNYQVLCVFYLDLSEEDAIKRLSSRRMCSDCGVNFNLISHPPKSDGVCDVCGGELVTRQDDKPEAIKQRMSEFYQQTFELKDYFEARCLLKSVKAESGITEIATEINAALNQEF
- a CDS encoding holo-ACP synthase, giving the protein MIFGIGTDIISVQRVARVIERNPRFVDKVFTTNEIDYCSKKANPAQSYAARFAAKEALMKAIGSGWDGRINWIDIEIINDSQGKPGFSLHKATKGFMEDNGIDGTHLSLSHEKDYAVAFVVLVKN
- a CDS encoding methylated-DNA--[protein]-cysteine S-methyltransferase; its protein translation is MKSHIPLKIKSKEVATMIYTHDNICLKIEIKDEVIVGIDFCSEGDCVASPIGTALESDIHLQFGEYFEGRREDFALPYLLQGTHFQLSVWQALEEIPYAQTVSYSSIAQQIGNPKAVRAVGGAVGSNPLPLIIPCHRVIGKNGAIVGFRGGTDIKQALLNLEQKGQAHS
- a CDS encoding 4Fe-4S binding protein, with translation MKMERSQKIRLAIQLLFLLLSLAFLALTIAGTRLSIHQGCPYAIVCFGLSGTTFLQLANTIAWLSIFAGFLILVYGMFRGRKFCAYVCPLGTAQEGVFALRSKKYRTKKRVPWLYERKYAFVKYLILLLTSVMVIRGVGYLFIQLCPFYALSRLPIIGQRGLLLLVLILFAGFFTERFWCRFLCPYAALMNVFQWIGARIGLKRRKVKRNLERCNDCGVCMLYCPMNINIAEYEYVRDPNCIHCQICAEKCPKPGTYSEEFE
- the trmD gene encoding tRNA (guanosine(37)-N1)-methyltransferase TrmD; protein product: MRVEILSLFPEFFSGFLSSSIVARAIESKAIDVRITDFRAYSQNKHRKVDDYPYGGFAGMVIQAQPLYDAINDLLEESFAPVVYFSPQGRVLDQSILGYYASLPRVILLCGHYKEIDQRVRNIAVCDEISLGDYVLSGGEIAALAFVDGVARLQEGVLGDINSAQSDSFSDQLLGFPCYSRPETFMEQSVPEVLRNGNHKLISDWAKEQSIKLTRTRRPDLTIKK